agaaaaatgcagttttgaggccctaaatgaccccgaaagcccgaaaaatgcCACAGCTCATAGCAAAGCAATGATTCTTGTTTCTGGCACAATTCCCTTTTCGGAAAGGTAAGGCACGTCCCAATCGGTCACCGAGCTGTTtcctgtctactagtcacttttcgttttcctcttTTAGCACGATATAACTGTTCTTCAAATTGGGCTGCCATCCATTCTGCATCATTTATGCAAACTCCCACTGAGGCTCATTGAGCAGCTATCAAAAGGATCTTGAGATATCTTTTAGGCACCTCTGTCTTTGGTCTCACATATAGGTCTACTCCTCTGGAACTTAAAGCCTTctctgatgctgattgggctgggGATCCAAACGATAGGAGATCAACAACTGGCTTTGTTATTTATCTTGGTAATTTCCGTATATCTTGGTGTTCCAAAAAGCAACATTCCTCTTCAACCAAAGCTGATCGAGTATCGTGCCATGGCTGACACTGCTTCAGAAATTTTTTGGATAAGGCATCTGTTACAGGATATTGGTATTGATCAACTTGCCTTCTGCACCTGTGCTTCATTGTGATAATGTCTCAGCCTTGGCCCTTGCTTCCAATCCTATCTATAAACCCAGGTGCAAACGTGTTGAAACTGATGTTCACTTTACTAGAAAAAGAGTTGTGAGAGGTGAGCTCACTCTCCAGTTTGTCCCATCCTTGGATCAGTTTGCTGATATCTTCACCAAAGATCTCAGCACTGCTCAGTGCCGGTATCTTTGTGGCAACCTTGTGCTTGGACCTCCATGCACTAGTTTGAGGGGGGTTGTTAAGATGAATggtgagaaggagaaggagattgTACCTAGTGGTCTTCCTATTAATCATACAAGTACAAATATGGCGTGCTCACAAGTGACTAGTGACAGCTCGAGCTCAAGTCCACGTATTGATGAAGTCATCAATACCATCACAGCCAGCTCTTTCACACGGGATGCATGAACTAACGATTGCATGTGCTTTTGATCCTGACCGCTGCATGATTTCCACATGTCAAGATTTGCTTTGCTGCTTTGAAGATTCCAGAATAATTagtaagtttgttaattttgtTTACTTGAGTAGTATAAATTAATTGCTTGCATCTGTTCCTTTTGAGCGGTTGAGATCATTTTGTAAAATTACTCATATCAAATATCAATTGCTTCTCTCAGTTCTCTAGCTCTTTTCAGAGATTTGTCTTCTTCATGTTAGGGTTTACTTCTTTCACCATTGTTGCTTTGCTTCAAGCTTATATGATGATGCAATGGattttagcaaaatataggtcaaattaatttctttttttaggATTTTAAGCGAGTGTAATTCGTTGGgaatatgaaaaagaaatgtgtCCTCCTCGTAATTACAACCATGTATTTCAACAAACTCGAGCTTAACAATATCTGACTTATAACTACCTTAGCTAAGCACTTTTAAGTCTTAACTAAGCTGGTATCCTGTCCATGTACTAATTCCAGTTTGATCGAAAACGGCTCTTACCGCAGAACGGCCATAACCCAGTAACCCACAGATCAATGGCTTACCTGTTTTCACCAGCTTATTTCCTTTTCTTCACAATCAGAACCAGTACTTCTATTCTGTTTCCAGTATTCATATAACCTGCAAATCTCAATATGAGTATGGTGATAATTTGAGGATTCAGCGCTGCACTCTtcttgtaaacaaaagaattggACGTTGCATAACGTCGGGAGGAGGTACCAAAATGGCCAATGTAAGCAACACCACCCAATCCATCAACCCTGGGATATCTGGTCCACCAGAGTTTTGTATATCTTCCCCGCTAGCCAGTGGCTTCAGAAGCATTTGGGATGACCGTTATCACCTGGACCATCCATTGACGCTGACAATGGCTAAAATCATGCTACTCGTTGTTACCTCGCAAGTGCTTCATTGTTTTCTGAAGCCACTGGGACAAACTAAATTTGTCTGCAATCTTCTGGTATGCTTCTCCAAATTGTGATTATTGCTTCTTTATCCCTACAACAATATAATCTACTTTACAGAAGTTGAGGTTAATTTGAAATGTTCACATACTTTACTTGTCTGCTATTTCCACTTGATTCTAAAGTTTAAACAAAAGATGCCTTCATTTTTAAATTTTCCCAAACCATTGAAAACGATACagttaatttctaatttttctgCAGGTGTTGTTGATTTGCCAAAGTCAAATTCTTTCCGTTTTAGGAAAAGATACACGTAACAAAATGATTGGGCGTTCTGTTAGCATACAAACACATACAATTATAATTTCAAACCTCTATGGCTTAATCTTttactctgtttttttttttttttttctttcaggctGGCATTATCTTGGGGCCATCTGTGATAGGGAACAACAAGCATTTTAGGGACACCCTATTTGGAGAAAAAGTACAGTTTCCGGTGTTTGACGTAATAGCTCAAATGGGTGTTGTATACTCTCTGTTCCTAACTGCAGTGAAACTTGACCTGGGCATGCTCAAAAGGACGGCAAAGACTTCCTGGAAGATTTTTCTAGCAAGCCTCCTTTGTCCTACAGTAGTCTTCTTCAGCTTCGTTTACCCACTAGCCGGCGCAGTTCCTGGATTCAGAGGAGGAAAAGTCATGCTCTTCTGGACTACGAGTTCTTTATCTTTCACTTATTTCCCAGTCATAGCTCAAGCATTGGATGAACTCAACCTTTTGACCTCAGAGTTGGGCCAACTTGCCTTGTCTGCCTCAATGCTCAACGATGCACTGCAATGGTTCTTAACAGCATTGAACGTTGTAGTTATGCAAGAAAAAGTAATATATTCAATTGGGATTATCTTTTCCTTATTTGCGTTGGTAATTTTCACTTTGTATGTTGCACGCCCACTTATGCTATTTACAGTTAAGAATACGCCAGAAGGATACCAGACGAAGGAAATTTATGTAGTTGCAATACAACTTGGAGTTCTAGTCATGGCTTTTATGTCTGACGCCATAGGCATGAGCCATATGGCTGGTCCTATAATCCTGGGGTTGGCCGTACCAGATGGACAACTTGGTGCAACATTAATAGCCAAGACCGAATACTTGGTCTCCGAAGTCTTTCTGCCACTGTTCTTTTTCCGAATTGGCACCAGCATAGATATGTACAAGATTAGCCGTTGGGTGAGTTTTACCAAACTTCAGGCTATCATTACAGCGTTTTATGCTGCAAAGACTATGGGAATTACAATGGCTGGATTATTTTCCAAAATTAGCTTCAAAAACAGTCTCGTACTCAGCATGATGATGAATATCAAGGGTATACTGGAGCTTATTCTTTATAATGGATGGTTGTCCATGAAGGTAATTTATACATACTCGTATCTTCTTTTCCGGCGGGTTTCATTCCCCTCATATTAATTTGGTTTCCTAATACTAATTTTCTGCAGCTTATAGATGAACAATTTTTTGCCCAAATGGTGTTCTCTCTGCTGGCGATGACCATGCTTGTAACCCCAATGATACGATTCTCGTACATTCCTCCTATTTGGGTTGGATCAAAAACCAATGGTCCACAGGTCAAACAAATTCAATCAATGGCAAGTAAGTCAGAAACATTCCGCATTCTCTGCTGTGTCCACAACGAAGAAAGTGTCCACAGCATCATTACACTCCTGGAAGCCTCAAATCCACCAGAAGCGAGCCCCATCACTGCCTATGTTGTCCACGCACTCCACGACATTGGCCGTGCTGCACCAGTACTAGTCCCTTACAAGAAGcataaaaagaaatttaagtGGTCAGATACAGCAAGTGATCAAATCGTTCAAGCCTTTGAGAATTACTCAAAAAACTCTGGAGGACCAGTCTCAATTCAAGCCTACACTATGGTCAATCCCTACAAATACATGCACCAGACCATTTTCCGTCTCGCTCAGGACCAGCTAGTACCTCTAATCATCATTCCATTCCATGAAAATCACCAGTCTCTTGTTGACTCCAATATGACTGGTCCGATACGCCAATTCAACCTTAATGTTCAGGCATATTCTCCATGCACAGTGGGAATACTAGTTGATAGAGGCTCGCATTCTCGGATGAGCTTTTCGAGTTTCTTCTACAACATTGCTGTTTTTTTCATTGGCGGACCAGATGACCGCGAGGCATTAGCCTACACTTCACGCATGTGTGACAACCCAGAAGTGGAACTGACGGTGTTCAGGATAATTGTGCGAATCAATAAATCAAAAGGTATAGAAGAGGATACAGAGTTCAAGCTTGACGAGTCATTGGTTCAGGAGTTTAAGCTACGGAACCTTGGGAATGATCGATTGAATTGGCATGACATCGAGGTGGATGACTGGGTACAGGTTATGACTGCCATTAGTAGCTCGCAAGGACACTATGACCTTGTGATGGTTGGGAAGCGACATTCAGATATATCTTTGAGGGATGAAGAAATGGTAGAGTTCGTGCAAAATTCAGAGCTGGGAGTGATTGGCGACATGCTTGCTTCATCAGATTTCTGTGGTGGAACAGTGAATGTATTAGTGATGCAAGAGAGTAGGGACTTGGGAATTGGAGCCTTTCGTTGTGACTCCTTGAAAAGTTAAGAAAGTAAACTTGGGTTTAGTGCATGATCGAAGTTTTTTCATCCTTCTTTCCTTTTGCCGTAGAGATCTTGTTTTCTTAGAAAGTAGTCACCATATGTTATTCCTTCTACCTCCTAGTTCATGTAGAAGACTTTTAAGTTTGAAATGAATCCCCATGCCAGAGGGTCTAAATTTTCTTGTAGATAGTGACTAGGGGTTCAGTTTGTAGCTTGTTATCATTTTTTGTTGTCGTGACTCGTGCGTTTTCTTAATTCACTTGTTAAGTTGTTATAGCAAAAGCTGCCCATATTTAGGAGTATATTAAGTAATTAATATGAAGACATGGTACTATAAAGTTCATCAAGATTGACAAGGTGGGACTTGCCACCCGATTCTGTTATCTCTTTTTGTAATAGCGATTGGTTGAGACTTCCCAACTTTCGTTTATGTTAGTTTTCTTGATTAGTTGCAAGTTatagatttttgtttttgttttttgtgggCTATGATTTAGGCCCATCCTATTatactgtatttttttttctttttaataaattaTCCTCGCTCCGTCATgatttaacaaaataaaaaaagtaactAATATGAAGAAAGGCATAGTTGATAGTACTATAGAGTTCCTTAGGTCCATGTTCAAATCCTAACAACACTAGCTATTTGCTAGTGTTTCATGTCTCCTAAAGATTGTCGGATTCAGCAGTTTGAGCCCAGGTCTGCAACGCGGTATGGGGAACTTTTGGGAttccaaaacaaaagaagatacaAAGCAAGTTTCTTATTTCAATATAAGATGTCAAACATagacatatttttcttagtATAATCTCAACTTGTTGATAGATCAAGCTTGGCCAACTTGTCCAACTACTCATACAAGGTGGCGTTGTTTTTCATTGGTGGCCCTGACTACCGCGAGGCGTTAGCCTATGCAACGCGCTTGACAGGCAATCCGAGAGTGCAAATGACGATTTTCAGGTTTATTTTGAAGAATAAAGGGAGCTGGATGAGTCATTGGTGGAGGAGTTTAAGCTGAGACACCTGAGAACAATGATCGCATGAATTGGCAAGATATGAAAGTAAATGATGGTGTGCAAGTTTTGGAGGCGATTGGGAAGTTGGAGGGAGAATACGACCTTGTGATGGTGGGACGAAGGCATTCGGAGATGTCATTGAGGGACGAAGAAATGGTGGATTTGGTGCAGAATTCAGAGCTAGGAGTCATTGGCGACATGCTTGCTTCTGCCGATTTTTGTGATAGGACAGTGAATgttgtagaatagctgtaaatcttatgtaattatgattcttatttatttaggttatcatgtaattataggaatgattgtttcctattagggttagactactcctcttgttcttgtatatatacccctttgtgggatgaatagtattattattgaaaaccctaaaatcaaagtattcttttctacttggtatcagagccaggttcaatcctttgaacttgcctgcatcctttgaatcctaaatcctgaatcctgaaaaacccaaattcctcaatggccggaCCTGCAATTGAAGGCGAACAGTCAAATCTCGAGAAGACAATGGTGTCATCCTCACCGATCATCCATCACCCCTACACCACCTAACAAGACAACTCTGCTTTCACCAGGAAACAACGAAAGAATTCGGGcaaggcggctattgctactacagaggaagagcatctcgacaatgcctccgctaatgtagcgcagtcaggtatgaagggtaaggctactttgaataatacatggataattgatacaggtgcatctgatcatatgaccaatgaccctagtcttgtgaaaaaccttagacattcccctcaaaatattgtctctactgctgatggtactccaactccggtcaccggagaaggttctattgttgtatctgataccttaacccttgaatctgtcctagttgttccctcactagcttataatctcctatctattggtcagattattttagcacttgcatgtattgtgacattctatccatctttctgtgtgtttcagaacattctgactcggcggattcttggttatggtgttagaagggggaaattatactacctggatctgacagagactggagaaaaccagaagcatcttttggggcaagctaatcagattaatggggtagagaatgcaaaggaagcagtatggttatggcatcgccgtttaggtcatctatcttttagttatcttaagaagctgcaacctcatttgttttcggttgtcagtgatttggatttccattgtgacatttgtgaactggccaagagccaccgtatttcatattcaccaagtcttaataaaagtcttgttccttttatgaaaattcactctgatctctggggtcctgcaaagattcattctctttctggagctcggtattttgtaacgtttattgatgattgcactcgcctgacatgggtgtcattactgaagaataagagtgatgtatttggaatgtttatcgaaatttcacaaaatggtggcaactcagtatcaacaatccatcagagtgtttcagtctgacaatggtggagagtttgtgaatggccctatgattgagttttgccggtcacatggaattcgtcatcaaacctccaattcttatactcctcaacagaatgggttagcagaacggaagaacaggcagttgatggaagttgttcgtgcttccttatttggcatgaatgtacctcggtcctattggggagaagcagtaaaatctgcagcatatcttaacaaccgtactccttcacgagtgattgagtttcagaatcctcatcagaagcttcatacatttttgaccatcccttctatgcctaattgggagccccgggtgtttgggtgcacagcctatgttcatattcccaagcctcaacgcaacaagcttgatccccgtgcccgtaagcgtatctttgttggttatgctgacttccagaagggttattgatgttatgatccccttactggcactttacatgtctctcttgatgttgcttttcgtgaatccgagccttattactcagggggagcttctcagtcttcccttcagagggagagaggttgtgaagggaatcctcgttctattattgattttgatgtctttgaagacttagaaaatttggaggatacatttgagggtagaaatttggaaacagaaaatgcgactgccgaacagagtgttgtgaattccgaaatagacaatgcgactgtCGAACGAAGTGTtgcaagaaagaaagcaaaaactgTTAAGTTTAATAGGTAAGGCGTTAATCTCAAAGAAACCATAGATGGTGGCATGAACACAAGTTTGACGATGTACGATGAACTTTTGACAAATGGGTGGAAGgtgttggaaattttatgatttaaaattaaaaaatattttatttatttatttatttattttgggggttatttttattttgtgtttatttctctatttatggtttaacggttttatgttttaaatatatgattattatttgaccgTTATATGGTTAATGAGACTATTGATGGTCATAGTAATGTGTCCTATATAAGGGTACGTGGTTATGGTTGGAAGGCATATGGTGAGACATGAAACATGCACATGTGTGAGAGTTTAGATTGTCAGATAATGAGGGTATACATGACGGTATAATCCACCATAATGCAACCACTCTAGCCAAATACCTCTACcaaagatattcttacaaactatacatatacatactttaCTTATACACCGTTTTGAGTGCACGGGTGATAAAGGTTCAATGTGGCTTCTTAGATGCACGACAGAGCTCGAATAGTTGTTGTATTTTGGGGGAAGTTCGTCATTCAACCATGTGCAGTAGGGGACAAATCTTCTCTTAGGTCAGTGAGTTTGGACACCTCGACTCGATAAGTTTTCCTAtataaaaatctatatattatattattttcttactttattttattttctcatctATATCATTATTGTTATTTCCCAACatattatcatattattctgtgtttttattttacaagaattccgtcccatattttttacaacaatctaagagaagattcgtaatgaatttttgtaaaatttttatCACCgaattttgtttatattgttcaTCATTTATCTTGTCTTTGTTGTTAATACTAACGATGACGTCAGTCTTATCGCATTGATCAAATTCATTGAGACTCATGA
This portion of the Rosa chinensis cultivar Old Blush chromosome 1, RchiOBHm-V2, whole genome shotgun sequence genome encodes:
- the LOC112182580 gene encoding cation/H(+) antiporter 15; the encoded protein is MANVSNTTQSINPGISGPPEFCISSPLASGFRSIWDDRYHLDHPLTLTMAKIMLLVVTSQVLHCFLKPLGQTKFVCNLLAGIILGPSVIGNNKHFRDTLFGEKVQFPVFDVIAQMGVVYSLFLTAVKLDLGMLKRTAKTSWKIFLASLLCPTVVFFSFVYPLAGAVPGFRGGKVMLFWTTSSLSFTYFPVIAQALDELNLLTSELGQLALSASMLNDALQWFLTALNVVVMQEKVIYSIGIIFSLFALVIFTLYVARPLMLFTVKNTPEGYQTKEIYVVAIQLGVLVMAFMSDAIGMSHMAGPIILGLAVPDGQLGATLIAKTEYLVSEVFLPLFFFRIGTSIDMYKISRWVSFTKLQAIITAFYAAKTMGITMAGLFSKISFKNSLVLSMMMNIKGILELILYNGWLSMKLIDEQFFAQMVFSLLAMTMLVTPMIRFSYIPPIWVGSKTNGPQVKQIQSMASKSETFRILCCVHNEESVHSIITLLEASNPPEASPITAYVVHALHDIGRAAPVLVPYKKHKKKFKWSDTASDQIVQAFENYSKNSGGPVSIQAYTMVNPYKYMHQTIFRLAQDQLVPLIIIPFHENHQSLVDSNMTGPIRQFNLNVQAYSPCTVGILVDRGSHSRMSFSSFFYNIAVFFIGGPDDREALAYTSRMCDNPEVELTVFRIIVRINKSKGIEEDTEFKLDESLVQEFKLRNLGNDRLNWHDIEVDDWVQVMTAISSSQGHYDLVMVGKRHSDISLRDEEMVEFVQNSELGVIGDMLASSDFCGGTVNVLVMQESRDLGIGAFRCDSLKS